The Oryza brachyantha chromosome 7, ObraRS2, whole genome shotgun sequence genomic interval tctattttaggaaaaaaataaaagagctTTTGTATatgaactttttaaaaaatatattgtttagtagttcagaAAGCATGCGGATAAaagtcaaagaaaaaaatctaaagatAATACGATAAAACGAACGTAGCCGTACTTATGTTCATATCTACGACCACATACACACATCATGTCATATtcatatttacttttagaggAGAATTGAGAAAACTCGTATACGTCATTTGATCAGCAGGACACATACGATCATCGAAAACAATATAACATGAGAAAAATGGCGGGAGAAATCCAAAAACACTATGAACTTTTGTACCTCTGgctgtataaaaattttaagaaactAAAAAGGATTTTGATAATCTTTTTATACTccgtattttttattacaagaaaaacaaatacacAAATGACCGCATTGAAATCATTTTGAAAATAACCAGGAGACTAACCGAATTGACCAAATAAAATTCGGTCTTTCACTCCCTGTAACCGGATTgatgattaaattatttttcgtttgcaaatatgcaactCAGCATTTTTCTGTAAAAAACAATCGATCACCCCTACATTTTAGAACGGTCCaactaaaacttaaatttcgaattacaaacttaaaatttgaaagCAACACAACAAACATGGCACAGGACCGGAACAAAAGGGGTGCTCTTCCTGAATGGGCTGCAGCATGTACCTGATGTACACGGAAGGCGCAGACCTGTCGGAGTCAATCCCTTCCGTTCCCACCGCCTCCCTTCCGTTCCGTTCcgttccctctctctctttctctcgaGCCACAAAGGCGCAAACTTTACTACTTACCCCCACCTCGCCTCCTACCtctgcccccgccgccgcctccggatCGCGCACTCCGCTCCGGCGCTCGCTCTGGTGCTCCGGGCTAGGCTCTCCTTGCTTCTGGCCCCCGCGTCCTCATgctgagccgccgccgcaggtgacgcgcgctgccgccgccgcctcgccatgGGCTGCGTGCACGgccgcccctccacctccagCCCCGCCGCGAACACCTCCCGACGCCGCGACCACCCGCCCGTGCAGCCGCAGAAGCAGGGGGCGGATGTCCCTGCTGCTGCCGAGGCGggggcggctgcggctgcggctgccgaGAAGGGCGAGCAGCAtgagccggccgccgccgccgccggcccgccgGTGAAGAGGGAGCGCCGGTCGCGCTCGTCGAGGtcggccgcctccgcggcggcggcggcgcgcgcggaggTCCGCATCGGGGGGAGCTTCGCGAACAAGGCGCGCGGTGAGcaggtcgccgccggctggcCCGCCTGgctctccgccgtcgccggcgaggccatCGACGGCTGgaccccgcgccgcgccgactCGTTCGAGAAGATCGACAAGGTGCGCGCTCCCCCACCCACAAGCTCCGCGATCCATGGCGCGCGAGCTCCCcgcaagaaagaaagagaaaaaaaaaattcccatcTTTGTTTCTGACTCGTTTGGCGTTCTAGATCGGGCAAGGCACGTACAGCAACGTGTACAAGGCGCGGGATTCGCTGAGCGGCAAGATCGTGGCGCTTAAGAAGGTTCGCTTCGACAACCTGGAGCCCGAAAGCGTGCGGTTCATGGCACGGGAGATCCtcatcctccgccgcctcgaccACCCCAATGTCATCAAGCTCGACGGCCTCGTCACCTCCCGGATGTCCTGCAGCCTCTACCTCGTCTTCGATTACATGGTCCACGACCTCGCCGGCCTCGCGGCCAGCCCGGAGATCAAGTTCACTCTGCCCCAGGTCAAGATCCCATTTTGCGGGACACGGCATTCCTGTCCGAATTATGCGAAATGCGGCGTGATTGAGACTGACTGAGTTGTTTGTGGCGCAGGTTAAGTGTTATGTGCACCAGTTGCTGTCTGGATTGGAGCACTGCCACAACCGGGGAGTGCTGCATCGTGACATCAAGGGGTCgaatttgcttttagataacAATGGCGTGCTGAAGATCGGAGACTTTGGCCTCGCATCGTTCTTCGACCCAAACCATAAGCAACCAATGACGAGCAGGGTGGTGACACTCTGGTACCGGCCACCAGAGTTGCTGTTGGGCGCGACGGATTATGGAGTAGGAGTGGATTTATGGAGTGCAGGATGTATCCTTGCTGAGTTGCTCGCTGGGAAACCTATCATGCCTGGACGGACTGAGGTTAGCTACACAATGCTCTGTTATTGCTGTATAGTTATGCTTGAGACACCTTGGAGCAAGTATCTTTCAAAAATTCAGTTCAGCATGTCCAAACTTGATTCTGTTCAAGTGTCATCTTCAACAGTACTTTCGAAATGGacattattttcaaaaaaatgctTTCTTTTAGCCACTGAggttaacattttttttcaaactgtcTATTTGGCACACTGAAGCATTGTATAAGCATAAAATCTTTGTTATCACTTATTGCTGCTCTTCAAACTACCCGAGCAGAATAGTTGAGACTATTCAACCTAGTCAATATTGAATTATTTTGTAGTATTTTTCATATAGGATATAGCTATATTCCAGAAACATGCTACATGTCAAATCAATGACAATCtcaattgaaaagaaaaaggaacttATAATCTATCTTCAAGTCAACTCTTGTTTCCACTTACCAGTTGCTATGTTTCAGTTGTCAATGACTCAAACCCTTACCTTGCCAGCGGCTACAATTCAGACTCTTACCTTGCTAGCGTCTGCAAAGCCATTCCTAATATGGCTTATTGCTTTACCTGTTTCAGATCAAGCCTGTCCTATAACATAACTTTGATTTACGCTATGTACTTACAGTTTATAGggatgataatatttttttcaaaacatatattaaaattgctTGCTTTTAATGTTGTCCTGTTGTTTCTTACTTATactttttattcttttagGTGGAACAactgcataaa includes:
- the LOC102701193 gene encoding probable serine/threonine-protein kinase At1g54610, producing the protein MGCVHGRPSTSSPAANTSRRRDHPPVQPQKQGADVPAAAEAGAAAAAAAEKGEQHEPAAAAAGPPVKRERRSRSSRSAASAAAAARAEVRIGGSFANKARGEQVAAGWPAWLSAVAGEAIDGWTPRRADSFEKIDKIGQGTYSNVYKARDSLSGKIVALKKVRFDNLEPESVRFMAREILILRRLDHPNVIKLDGLVTSRMSCSLYLVFDYMVHDLAGLAASPEIKFTLPQVKCYVHQLLSGLEHCHNRGVLHRDIKGSNLLLDNNGVLKIGDFGLASFFDPNHKQPMTSRVVTLWYRPPELLLGATDYGVGVDLWSAGCILAELLAGKPIMPGRTEVEQLHKIFKLCGSPTEEYWKKSKLPHATIFKPQQPYKRRIADTFKDFPQSALRLIETLLAIDPADRLTATSALESEFFKTEPHACDPSSLPQYPPSKEMDAKRRDEEARRLRAAGGRANGEGTRKTRTRDRPRAVPAPEANAELQVNIDKRRLITHANAKSKSEKFPPPHQDGALGYPLGCSNHMEPAFEPPDPSSFSTVFPYEKGSVPTWSGPLADPSSGNPKRKHKSGRSSKQPATARAR